One region of Culex pipiens pallens isolate TS chromosome 2, TS_CPP_V2, whole genome shotgun sequence genomic DNA includes:
- the LOC120423683 gene encoding mutS protein homolog 4-like: MNFMKSRIDRPVDPLPRPQVFRHIQPHPAGTSRSGSKSIHDTLNETVAANEPYVVCALAEGRGHAALEIGLAAIDVSAAPVLQMSQFSDNFWYSNVLTSLQALNPNVIFFSDHSLNTRSSNLPTIIQQFLVDVQIVSLPRSFFNDCNAEKYMDDLCSSSYQTLKQTVHCKYYGLAAVGAILRHCCEAGLLRIAAKSLQFKYVNKKDTMAIDVECVGHLEVIFSLQNMADKQSLYQFVNHCITAVGKRHLRANLLEPSSKRDVLEARLACIGELLVNSELLGGIQRILRGLVDIGALMKLSVDVDSTKSSKQNTLHVLNQASTLRNALRSVPELEELLGQAEAPFLRAIRHVLATEVYKRLYDQICTVLDADGANPQTASYYRLFLIKSGVSSTLDVFRRLYSEVIDEIREHIADLTRELRLLLKMSFNKTTGFYIQLSVKEGTTVLPPVLKVLSRAGKRYSLTTSTLQALNERIEGIIREIESVSYGIIKQLIDTIREDIEPVYLLVAHITDLDMVQSLAVVSQDKDYCRPNFGRCTKIVGARHPLLESYGAVDKVVRNNVIATPEYNVFLVTGPNMSGKTVYIKTICLLQIMAQLGCYVPAAKAEFRIVDRLMAIFGAAESVEQDLSNSSRMAKKLEVIAHSLSVDSLVVIDELFGDTQHPETDSPRWKLLEQIAGFIGFDPSAKCESLSAIRRPFIYLTTHCHDMLRPLEHMHNVSRLCLQTETVTVEGSDRLRYKYTVSEGKTSVKNYGISLARCVRMPPTVITRAEQINEQLKARSFAGQVNAHNSTLADETLSTQANLRCFDKRLYDLYAQIACVLSAPTDGQDSDTLTTHLNSVLEGFTSALPPEAVRYLRHTPLDELLRKGSAGPAAERTTTTVVEPSVSDFAVAESDDEGPSDVESVEHIEIDETLDEEQLSEEL; the protein is encoded by the exons ATGAATTTCATGAAGAGCCGTATCGATCGTCCGGTGGATCCGCTTCCACGGCCGCAGGTCTTCCGCCACATTCAACCCCACCCCGCGGGGACCAGTCGGAGCGGTAGCAAAAG cATTCACGACACGCTGAACGAAACCGTCGCGGCGAACGAGCCGTACGTGGTGTGCGCCCTGGCGGAAGGTCGTGGCCACGCCGCGCTCGAGATTGGCCTCGCGGCGATTGACGTTTCGGCCGCGCCGGTACTGCAGATGAGCCAGTTCAGTGACAACTTTTGGTACAGCAACGTGCTAACCTCACTGCAGGCGCTGAACCCGAACGTG ATCTTTTTCAGCGATCACTCGCTAAACACGCGATCTTCGAACCTCCCGACAATCATCCAGCAGTTTCTTGTGGACGTGCAGATCGTGTCGCTTCCGCGGAGCTTCTTCAACGACTGCAACGCGGAAAAGTACATGGACGACCTGTGCAGCTCGAGCTACCAAACTCTGAAGCAGACGGTCCACTGCAAGTACTACGGGTTGGCTGCGGTCGGGGCTATCCTGCGGCACTGTTGCGAGGCCGGTTTGTTGCGGATTGCGGCAAAGTCGCTGCAGTTTAAGTACGTCAACAAAAAGGACACGATGGCGATCGATGTGGAGTGCGTTGGCCACCTGGAGGTCATCTTTTCGCTGCAGAACATGGCCGACAAGCAGTCGCTGTACCAGTTTGTGAACCACTGTATTACGGCCGTGGGTAAGCGGCACCTGAGGGCAAACCTGCTGGAACCGAGCAGCAAGCGGGACGTTCTGGAAGCCAGGCTTGCCTGTATTGGAGAGCTTTTGGTGAACTCCGAGCTGTTGGGTGGGATTCAGCGGATTCTTCGAGGTTTGGTGGACATTGGAGCGCTGATGAAGCTTTCGGTGGATGTCGATAGTACG AAATCGTCCAAACAAAACACGCTGCATGTGTTAAACCAGGCAAGCACTCTGCGAAATGCCCTTCGCAGCGTTCCCGAACTTGAGGAACTGCTCGGCCAAGCTGAAGCACCTTTTTTGCGGGCAATTCGCCACGTCCTCGCGACCGAAGTGTACAAGAGGCTGTACGATCAAATCTGTACCGTGCTGGACGCTGACGGAGCAAACCCGCAAACGGCAAGCTACTATCGGCTGTTTCTGATCAAGTCGGGAGTTTCGTCCACACTTGACGTGTTCCGACGATTGTACTCGGAAGTTATAGATGAAATTCGAGAACATATCGCCGATCTGACCCGCGAACTTCGGCTGCTGTTGAAGATGTCCTTCAACAAAACCACCGGCTTCTACATCCAGCTATCCGTCAAAGAGGGCACCACCGTGCTTCCTCCGGTTCTGAAGGTGTTGAGCCGAGCCGGAAAGCGATACAGTTTGACCACGAGCACGCTGCAAGCGTTGAATGAGCGGATCGAAGGTATTATTCGGGAGATTGAAAGTGTGAGCTACGGCATCATAAAGCAACTGATCGACACGATCCGAGAGGACATCGAGCCGGTTTATCTGCTGGTGGCGCACATTACCGATCTGGACATGGTGCAATCGCTGGCGGTCGTCAGCCAGGACAAGGACTACTGTCGACCGAACTTCGGAAGGTGCACCAAGATCGTTGGGGCGCGGCATCCCCTGCTGGAGTCTTACGGTGCCGTTGACAAGGTCGTCCGGAACAATGTG ATCGCAACCCCCGAGTACAACGTATTCCTCGTAACGGGTCCCAACATGAGCGGTAAAACGGTCTACATCAAGACGATTTGCCTGCTGCAGATCATGGCTCAGCTCGGATGCTACGTTCCGGCTGCCAAGGCCGAATTCCGTATCGTTGACCGACTGATGGCCATCTTCGGCGCAGCCGAGAGTGTCGAGCAGGACCTTTCCAACTCTTCACGGATGGCCAAAAAGCTGGAGGTCATCGCCCACAGTTTGTCCGTGGACAGTCTGGTCGTGATTGATGAGTTGTTCGGCGACACTCAACACCCAGAGACGGACAGTCCCCGGTGGAAGTTGCTCGAACAGATCGCGGGCTTCATCGGATTCGACCCCAGTGCCAAGTGCGAAAGCTTGTCCGCTATTCGCAGACCATTCATTTACCTCACCACCCACTGCCACGACATGCTCCGACCGCTGGAACACATGCACAACGTGTCCCGGCTCTGTCTTCAAACGGAAACTGTGACCGTCGAAGGTTCCGATCGTCTCCGTTACAAATACACCGTCTCCGAGGGGAAAACCTCCGTGAAGAACTACGGAATATCGCTGGCGCGATGCGTCCGAATGCCGCCAACTGTAATAACCCGCGCGGAGCAGATCAACGAGCAGCTCAAGGCACGATCGTTCGCCGGGCAAGTCAACGCCCACAATTCAACCCTAGCGGACGAAACGCTCTCCACCCAGGCCAACCTCCGCTGCTTCGACAAACGTCTGTACGACCTGTACGCCCAGATCGCCTGCGTCCTATCGGCCCCCACCGACGGACAAGACTCCGACACGCTAACAACCCATCTGAACAGTGTTTTGGAAGGGTTCACCTCAGCGTTGCCACCGGAAGCGGTGCGTTATTTGCGGCACACCCCCCTGGACGAGTTGCTTCGGAAGGGATCGGCGGGACCGGCGGCGGAGAGAACAACCACGACCGTGGTGGAACCAAGCGTGAGTGACTTTGCGGTTGCCGAAAGTGACGACGAAGGTCCGAGCGATGTGGAGTCGGTTGAACatattgaaattgatgaaacgcTCGACGAGGAGCAGCTGTCGGAAGAACTTTAG